The proteins below are encoded in one region of Halococcus sediminicola:
- a CDS encoding arginase family protein has product MTSDITVYWDDRMLDHEPPTGASKYPDTPIVAAPEVHPDRRERVENIRAMIDHAFGDVTETVSPASASRAALKRVHDPEYLDWIEAFCADGGGRIGDTTTGMNEHTADAARVSAGAAIEAASAALVNGDGDDALPYALCRPSGHHAQPDRADGFCFLNNAALAAEAALADDGADVVADRVAIVDWDVHHGNGTQEAFFDRDDVLFVSAHNDHGSWHPKYHPQEGSIEEVGTENGEGYTVNVPLPPGTGNRGYESVFDRIVEPAVAEFDPNLVIVSAGQDAGPADMNGRNIVTRAGFRELGARVRRLADETADGALALIQEGGYQPSHLSFATLGVFEGILNHTVDLEQYGTDDPFEFLDEPTGLVDDWIDEAVERHREYWPVE; this is encoded by the coding sequence ATGACATCCGATATTACCGTGTACTGGGACGACCGTATGCTCGACCACGAACCGCCGACGGGTGCCTCCAAGTACCCCGACACGCCCATCGTCGCAGCCCCTGAAGTCCACCCGGACCGTCGGGAGCGCGTCGAGAACATCCGGGCGATGATCGACCATGCCTTCGGTGACGTCACAGAGACCGTTTCGCCGGCGTCGGCGAGCCGGGCGGCGCTCAAACGCGTCCATGACCCCGAGTACCTCGATTGGATTGAGGCGTTTTGTGCCGACGGGGGAGGTCGGATCGGGGACACGACGACCGGAATGAACGAACACACCGCCGATGCCGCCCGCGTGTCAGCCGGCGCCGCGATTGAGGCGGCCTCGGCCGCGCTCGTGAACGGGGATGGCGACGACGCACTCCCGTACGCGCTGTGTCGCCCGAGCGGCCACCACGCCCAGCCGGACCGCGCAGACGGGTTTTGCTTCCTTAACAACGCGGCGCTTGCCGCCGAGGCGGCGCTCGCTGACGACGGTGCCGACGTCGTGGCCGACCGAGTCGCTATCGTCGACTGGGACGTCCACCACGGCAACGGAACCCAGGAGGCTTTCTTCGACCGCGATGACGTGCTGTTCGTGAGCGCGCATAACGACCACGGCTCTTGGCATCCCAAGTATCATCCCCAGGAAGGGTCGATCGAGGAGGTTGGCACCGAAAACGGCGAGGGGTACACCGTCAACGTCCCGCTGCCGCCAGGGACCGGCAACCGCGGCTACGAGTCGGTGTTCGACCGAATCGTCGAACCGGCCGTCGCCGAGTTCGATCCGAACTTGGTGATCGTCAGTGCTGGCCAGGATGCCGGCCCTGCGGATATGAACGGACGGAACATCGTGACTCGGGCGGGGTTCCGGGAGCTGGGGGCCCGTGTTCGCCGGCTCGCCGACGAGACCGCCGACGGCGCGCTGGCACTGATTCAGGAGGGCGGCTACCAGCCATCACACCTCTCGTTCGCCACGCTCGGTGTCTTCGAGGGCATCCTCAACCACACGGTCGATCTGGAGCAGTACGGAACCGACGACCCCTTCGAATTCCTCGATGAGCCGACCGGACTGGTCGACGACTGGATCGACGAGGCGGTCGAGCGCCATCGAGAGTATTGGCCGGTCGAGTGA
- a CDS encoding IS630 family transposase (programmed frameshift): MAALEIISAEDLRQVLAEVDDADAAQRLMAAITFKEIDDLTQGEAAALYGFSSTWASKWFNRLERLNDEPFEDVVYDEPRSGRPSKLSESEHQRFVDDLHEPPEEAGLDARAWTVPLAQHHLDQEFDVEYCDRHVRRLMTEAGLSVVTARPQYVDADERAQEAFREGFKKARRDLDDEYTVVAIDQTRQELANLVYAWFPEGERPTLPVSGAWESLKVLGGITDDGETFYLPCKDNFTSNLTVRLLDALQTEFGEKLCVMLDNAPYFAANKVQEFAEDTPLELCYLPRGSPELNPAEECWHQLSQRLGNQLFEELDELRDAALAALDLIEPPNLSPYLCP, from the exons ATGGCGGCCCTCGAAATCATTTCTGCTGAAGACCTCCGCCAAGTCCTGGCGGAGGTCGACGATGCTGACGCTGCACAGCGTCTGATGGCGGCAATCACGTTCAAGGAAATCGACGATCTAACTCAAGGAGAAGCCGCCGCACTCTATGGGTTTTCCAGTACTTGGGCCTCGAAGTGGTTCAACCGTCTCGAACGGCTCAACGACGAGCCGTTCGAGGACGTCGTTTACGACGAACCTCGTTCCGGTCGACCGTCAAAACTCAGCGAATCAGAGCATCAGCGGTTCGTGGATGACCTCCACGAACCGCCTGAAGAAGCTGGTCTCGACGCGCGTGCGTGGACGGTTCCGCTCGCCCAGCACCATCTCGACCAGGAGTTCGACGTGGAATACTGTGATCGCCACGTCCGACGGCTGATGACCGAGGCCGGGCTGTCTGTCGTGACAGCCCGGCCGCAGTACGTCGATGCCGACGAACGTGCTCAAGAAGCGTTCCGCGAAGGTTTCAAAAAAGCTCGCCG CGATCTGGACGACGAGTACACGGTCGTAGCAATCGACCAGACTCGTCAGGAGCTGGCGAACCTCGTCTATGCGTGGTTTCCTGAAGGAGAGCGCCCGACACTGCCGGTGTCGGGCGCGTGGGAGAGTCTGAAAGTGTTGGGCGGAATCACCGACGACGGAGAGACGTTCTATCTTCCGTGCAAGGACAACTTCACGAGCAATCTCACGGTTCGGTTGTTGGATGCACTCCAGACCGAGTTCGGCGAAAAACTTTGCGTCATGCTGGACAACGCACCGTATTTTGCGGCGAACAAGGTCCAAGAGTTCGCCGAAGACACGCCTCTCGAACTCTGTTACCTGCCGCGAGGTTCACCAGAGCTGAACCCCGCGGAGGAGTGCTGGCATCAACTCAGCCAACGTCTCGGTAATCAGCTCTTCGAAGAACTCGACGAACTTCGCGACGCTGCTCTCGCCGCGCTAGATTTGATCGAACCGCCGAATCTCTCCCCGTATTTGTGTCCGTGA
- a CDS encoding PaaD-like zinc ribbon domain-containing protein, whose amino-acid sequence MNDTANANKNTVACPTCDSPDTVQIAARGLQYLCRDCNNEFDSSAGPMAIKLG is encoded by the coding sequence ATGAACGATACAGCCAACGCGAACAAGAACACGGTCGCGTGCCCGACTTGTGACTCACCGGATACGGTTCAGATTGCCGCACGCGGGCTTCAGTATCTCTGCCGAGACTGTAACAATGAATTCGACTCCAGTGCCGGACCGATGGCGATCAAACTAGGGTGA
- a CDS encoding winged helix-turn-helix domain-containing protein: MSRTASQQEGEIIRDFLSIADLLEQPQLARIYAYLYREGEATVSELIDVLDLSQGTAYTYVNQLTDTGVLTSTTDTQPQRYTAVEINLTLTVSDDREYTISPALIAAVARRTTDDTIDSYIDRHGVHGLATALTHTVAREQGETTHRLVADDLGITELKAEVILQALRPIVREHFSLEDSGASLADVVDAENLDV; the protein is encoded by the coding sequence ATGTCACGAACAGCTTCACAACAGGAAGGAGAAATCATTCGCGACTTTCTCTCGATCGCTGATCTCCTCGAACAGCCCCAGCTCGCCCGTATCTACGCATATCTCTACCGTGAGGGTGAGGCGACCGTCAGCGAACTCATCGACGTGCTCGATCTCTCCCAAGGAACTGCCTACACTTACGTGAACCAGCTCACCGATACTGGCGTTCTCACTTCTACTACAGATACCCAACCCCAACGATACACAGCCGTCGAGATCAATCTCACCCTGACCGTCAGCGACGATCGTGAATACACCATCTCACCCGCTCTCATTGCCGCAGTCGCACGCCGGACGACCGACGACACCATCGACTCGTATATCGATCGTCACGGCGTACACGGCCTCGCAACCGCGCTTACCCACACTGTCGCTCGTGAACAGGGTGAGACCACCCACCGCCTCGTGGCCGACGATCTCGGTATTACCGAGCTCAAAGCCGAAGTGATTCTTCAGGCGCTTCGGCCGATCGTTCGCGAGCATTTCTCGCTCGAAGACTCCGGTGCATCGCTGGCGGACGTCGTTGACGCCGAGAACCTCGACGTGTGA
- a CDS encoding VOC family protein: MGTLRFDHVGVVVDDLDAVAAFFLDLGFEREGGMVVEGEWVDKINGLDGVRAEVVMVRVPDSSGKLELVKYHTPADSEGAHPLPANQLGFRHIAIEINDLNAIVDELRDNGFDTVGEVRDFEDAYRLCYVRGPEGLIIELTEQIAPREAS; encoded by the coding sequence ATGGGGACGCTACGTTTCGATCACGTGGGTGTTGTCGTCGATGATCTTGACGCCGTGGCCGCGTTCTTCCTTGATCTGGGATTCGAGCGCGAGGGCGGGATGGTGGTCGAGGGCGAGTGGGTGGACAAGATCAACGGTCTCGACGGCGTCCGAGCGGAGGTAGTGATGGTCCGAGTGCCGGACAGTAGCGGTAAGCTCGAACTCGTCAAGTACCATACGCCGGCTGACAGTGAGGGCGCGCACCCCTTGCCGGCGAACCAGCTGGGCTTCCGACACATTGCTATCGAGATTAATGACCTCAACGCGATCGTCGATGAACTGCGAGACAACGGCTTTGACACGGTCGGTGAGGTCCGTGATTTCGAGGACGCCTACCGACTCTGCTATGTCCGTGGGCCTGAGGGATTGATCATCGAGCTAACCGAGCAGATCGCCCCCAGAGAAGCGAGTTAG
- a CDS encoding amidohydrolase gives MNAQKQVRDWLIDLRRDFHRYPEPAWCEYYTMDRIVNEVTNIGVDEMYVGRDALAPTERMSIPSDDVHDQWLENARELGADSDLLAEMSGGYTGAVVTLKEGDGPTIALRVDIDGLYINESTEHDHLPAAEGFRSENEQTMHACGHDAHMTIGLGVLEALKESEFEGTFKLFFQPAEERGSGGKPMAASGRLDGVDYLLALHVGLGHPTGEIVAGMVRPLANIKFTAEFSGESSHAGVAPEAGKNAIQALGTAIQNSYAIPRHGEGATRVNIGRVEGGTASNIISDNVRIEAEARGETTELMEYTFKRLKQVLRQSATMHDCDVDFEITGHSPRADSNEDLSAMVYEASKGIDGVTESIMQADFGGSEDATCLMNAVEDNGGKAAYSIIGTDHPAGHHNSRFDIDEASLRIGVETICDAIVRVSRERP, from the coding sequence ATGAACGCACAAAAGCAGGTCCGCGACTGGCTTATCGATCTGCGCCGTGATTTTCACCGATACCCAGAACCGGCATGGTGTGAGTATTATACGATGGATCGTATCGTTAATGAGGTGACCAATATCGGTGTTGACGAGATGTATGTCGGCCGTGATGCACTTGCCCCAACAGAACGGATGTCTATTCCATCTGATGACGTACACGACCAGTGGCTGGAAAACGCTCGTGAGCTAGGTGCCGACAGCGATTTGCTTGCGGAGATGAGCGGTGGCTACACAGGTGCTGTCGTGACCCTCAAAGAAGGAGATGGCCCAACTATTGCTCTCAGAGTCGATATCGACGGCTTGTATATCAATGAAAGCACCGAACACGACCATTTGCCTGCTGCTGAAGGCTTTCGTTCCGAGAACGAACAAACGATGCACGCCTGTGGACACGACGCCCACATGACCATCGGACTCGGTGTCTTGGAGGCGCTCAAAGAGAGTGAGTTCGAAGGAACGTTCAAACTCTTTTTCCAGCCCGCTGAAGAGCGTGGCAGCGGCGGCAAACCCATGGCTGCGTCGGGCCGTCTTGACGGCGTTGATTATCTGCTCGCGCTCCATGTCGGACTCGGTCATCCGACCGGAGAGATAGTTGCTGGAATGGTCCGGCCACTGGCAAACATCAAATTCACCGCCGAATTTTCTGGAGAGAGTTCACACGCAGGTGTTGCTCCTGAAGCTGGAAAAAACGCTATCCAAGCACTGGGAACGGCGATTCAGAATAGCTACGCCATCCCACGTCACGGAGAGGGCGCGACACGGGTCAATATCGGCCGTGTCGAAGGTGGAACAGCTTCAAACATCATTTCTGATAATGTCCGAATCGAGGCTGAGGCACGAGGTGAGACGACTGAACTGATGGAATACACGTTCAAGCGTCTGAAGCAAGTCCTTCGGCAGTCAGCTACAATGCACGACTGTGATGTCGATTTCGAAATTACAGGTCACTCACCACGGGCTGATAGCAATGAAGATCTCTCTGCGATGGTCTATGAAGCTTCGAAAGGGATTGATGGAGTCACCGAGTCAATCATGCAAGCTGATTTCGGAGGAAGCGAGGATGCAACCTGTTTAATGAACGCTGTCGAGGACAATGGAGGCAAGGCTGCTTACTCGATCATCGGAACAGATCATCCGGCCGGCCATCACAACAGTCGCTTCGATATCGACGAAGCAAGTCTCAGAATTGGTGTCGAGACAATCTGCGATGCCATTGTTCGGGTATCTCGTGAAAGGCCGTGA